The following nucleotide sequence is from Drosophila simulans strain w501 chromosome 3L, Prin_Dsim_3.1, whole genome shotgun sequence.
ATCAGTTGCCCGAAGGTTTCCGCGAGGACTTCACaatggagcaggaggagctgagCTTTGTGCCACCACCCCGGAAGTTGCCCTCCCATCTGCAGCAACAGGCGAAGGATTCCAACTTCAATCCTGACAAGCTACGTCGCCTGGGCGTTCAGTTTCCCGACTTTTTCTGCGAGCTGTGCTGCCGGGAGTACGCCAATCGATACTTCCTACGCACTCACAAGTGGAAGCGCCACGGTCTGTTTGTGCCACCCGAAGACGTGGCACCACAGCCAGGCAGCAAGGATGAAGCCCAGATGGCCAGTGCTTGGCCCTTCATGCCACTCAATCTGATGCTGGccaaggcagcagcagccaccatggatcagcaggagcaggagcgcgagcaggaagcggaaacggatTCAGAGCAGCCCAGTAAGAGGATCAAGTTGGAACAGGGACAGACACCGCCGGAGGGATACGATGAGGATAAGCTGAATGGTTCGGTGGTGGGCTTGCAGAATCTTCAGAAGCTGCAGTCCATGTTGCAGCAACTGAACGACATCAATGGCAAGCGCCCGCTACCCTGTCATCTTtgtggccaggagcaggagaatCAGTATACTTTGAGGGCTCACTTGATGACCGAACATGCTGGCCAGATGCAACTGCCCATGCCCATACCGATTCCACTGCCCGACCAGCAGGCCCCACATCCCATGGCAAGTTTATATCATGCCCAGGGAAATCCGCAAACTCCGCCGGCGCCAGGAGCCAGATCCCCGCCAGGTTGTGATCTGCGGTGCCAGCAGTGCGATCGTGATTTCTCCACAACCCAGGAATTCAAGCAACATATCGCCGAGGTGCACTTGGGCAGAAACGGAGGCCTGAGCGGAAGTCCCCTGCGCGAGGGTTTCTTCACACCCGAACGCCCAGTGGCGCCGTCAGCGGGCGGACCCGGAACCCCAGCCGCTCCGGCTGCAAATCGTCCACCTTATACCCTAACACCCACGAGCAGCTACTGTGAGATTTGCAACAAGGAGCTGTGCAACAAATACTTCATGAAGACGCACATGCAGCGGATGCACGGCATCGAGATCGAGAATGGCGCCCAGATTGGTGGCGTGGTGTGCAACATATGCAACAAGGAGCTGTGCAGCAAGTACTTCCTGCGGGTGCACAAACACAACACCCATGGCATCATCGAGGAGGGCTCCCCACTGCCACAGCCGAGGGGTCAGAATGGAGTCAAAGCCGATGCAGCCGCCGCCGTAGCAGCATCACAGCCATCGCAAGCACAGCAGGATCAGGACCTCAATGTCTCACCAACCACTGTGGAGGGGAGTGGCGGCAGCTCATCCAACTCGGCCCATGAGGTGTGCCCACTCTGCTCTCGCCAATTCCGCAGCTTCAAGTGGCTGCGATCCCATCTGATGAACGAACACGGAACCGCCGGAGTGGAACGCCTCCGGGAAATGGACACCACCCAGTCCTCGACGCGCAGCAAGCCGAACAGTCCCACGCTCAAGATTCCCAACGGAAGTGGCAGTAACCCAGGAGCAGCGGGTGCCGGAGCCGGAAATACCGCTCCCAATCTCGCCCAGGCCCTGCAAAATCTCAATGCCCAGCATCtctttggccaaatgcaacagcagcagatgccCAAGATGCCACCACTTCCCTTGCCCGGAATGTTTGGCGAGCAGGCGGCCAGGTTCAAGGAGTACCAGTGCTCACTGTGTCCCTTCAGCACGCCCTACTACGCCTTCTTGTTCATCCATGAGCGATCGCATGCTCTGCTCAACAACGGAGGTGAGGGCATGGAGTTGCCCATGGAGACGCCACCACCACAACCCTCCAGAAGTTCGGGTAAATCACGCAGTAAATCCAGCAAATCGTTGGTGGCACCTCCTCCTAATAAATCCGAAGAAACAGAGCCTCCACTGGAGCCCACCAATCTCAGCACCTCAGCGCCCAAGGTGGCATCTCGTTCCCCCTCAACTGGGGCTGGATCTCCTCCCGCCTCCTCCCCCAAGGCAACCAGCTCAACTTCACCCAAGATTCAACGTCGTCGATCCACTTCCAAGCCCCCAACGACGCCAAATGGATTGGGCAGTGCAACTGGTGGCCACCGATCGGCGGCCACCTCGCCCTTCGAGGGCTGCGGGGAATTGGCCAACGGCATTGGCAAGCCGGCCAGCTATGCCCAACCCGATGGGGCAGAGGAAGCATATCAGATGCAGGCCTTCCACCTGCAGCCCGCCGACCAGGACTCCAAAATGCAGTTCGCACCTGCCCTGGTCTACCTGCCCGTCCGCGTCCGGGCCTCGGAGTCGGCCACGCTCAGCTTCCGGCTCACACCGGCCTAAAGGTGCCACATGCAACAGGTATAGTGTTGCCAGCGTAAGTTCAACCCATAGAAACCAAAGAAGCCCCACAAAGTCACGGGATTGGAACACTCTAGAGAAAACTTTCGTTCTTTCGATTCAATTTCTGTCTTTAGCTCGAAGGTATGAAGATTACAGGAAATCCTTGAGTGTTTCGATCCCAGGAACTCCCAGACTCCCCCCACTAAATAGTTAAGCAAACGAAGTTAGGAACTTGAACAAGACAAAATAGTGGAACTACAAAAGACTGAGTGCGCATATTAGTTGAGCTCATTATTAAtcttaaatatacaaaaccCATAACACAACAATCGATCAATATCTAAGCCCGAAATCGAGCCCAAAAGTTGACCATGTCCAACATGGCGCTGATCAAATCTACAGCCTATATAACAAAGAAGAACAAGTCCGTTTCAGCTGGCAGCACTATGCTAATCATcaaaatatgataaatataCATAGCATATATTTTGATAGACGCATGACAAAGCATAAACCATAACATACCGCAACCtataacatacatatatctctaGTGATTAACTATCAAAGTTCCTATGCGTAATAGTAATCTATCGCAATCGAGTTGCAGAAAATGAGAAGAGATGGTCAGAGGAATCTAAATACGTACATAGATTAGGCGAGGGGAAGGCGAAAAGTGGAGGGATGAATCCATTGAAAAAAGTACCATATATACCACTTAGAAGGATTATATATCGTAGTAGCagcataaaatcaaaattacaATTATACATTTCTCAACTAGATATGAGGTGGGTTTTGTCGTGCTTAGATTAGGACTAATCGGTCGCGGGGATcgaaacatatatacatatatatatggcataTATGTGGCGTATTAAAAATGCTATGGTAAAGCTTCAGCACAAACAAATTgctcaaaatcaaaatctttATAGGATGTTTTTAAACGACGGCCCTGGAGATCTTCACTTCCTTTAAATATCCTCTAGAACACACTCTAACATTAACCGCATCTGAACCAAGTTATATCCGAGGAAATGTCTTCACTTAAACATAATTCCAGCGCACAACGTGTACATATAAAGTTGTTAAAGCTAACACCATGATAGTTCAGATTTTGGGTAGTCAGATAGATGAAGGGAAAACTAATGCCAGATGGTAAAAATTAAGAACATTTAAACAACTCAGGGCAAAAGTACAATGACCATTAGTACTTTtttatacaaacatatttagagaaacaaaaa
It contains:
- the LOC6739658 gene encoding uncharacterized protein LOC6739658 isoform X1, coding for MIISSKMAASIYATPPPDLSSEDTALSDVSNSSTLNTNRNNHTSGSNSNNPHEAAGATPTATSATTRGATGAGGVESTSPADHLVPAMELELEPKPAGSGTNEADQLEEAEDGRKDVDAEEEVGDANMATMAAAMQLQILEALSDAAKKRRKQHNPSRLEALNLSGEPTGEVGQKKADSSTVDYEEKLSKMFLPKSIEQLKETFEMLQQQKQEEEQPEAGEEMEAETEAMADISESSKHRENPYHTYCKQCGESFETEFKLSLHMLQDHGEERSGDQDPADFLASIKVKLERADIPSPQQEQNMQHDLTNGHGKDLEREQEHWFQAMQAQHHPHGPQMPPAFPFPPEAALGPAGYLPLLGMSGFPGVDGLNRPPLRIFNPEAYCELCNKEFCNKYFLKTHKANKHGIFDPVGESSSNNTSSHHNNNNNNITSSNNNTSGHPNPSMSSMSQMFQLQREAQVPKQDPTPAGGASNPVASVHCDICSKRFTNIFAMRRHRAKQHETQPAAQVSPNSQTPMQSQSHRGSPNEPSHPTIKQEMSQDAEIKPYQLPEGFREDFTMEQEELSFVPPPRKLPSHLQQQAKDSNFNPDKLRRLGVQFPDFFCELCCREYANRYFLRTHKWKRHGLFVPPEDVAPQPGSKDEAQMASAWPFMPLNLMLAKAAAATMDQQEQEREQEAETDSEQPSKRIKLEQGQTPPEGYDEDKLNGSVVGLQNLQKLQSMLQQLNDINGKRPLPCHLCGQEQENQYTLRAHLMTEHAGQMQLPMPIPIPLPDQQAPHPMASLYHAQGNPQTPPAPGARSPPGCDLRCQQCDRDFSTTQEFKQHIAEVHLGRNGGLSGSPLREGFFTPERPVAPSAGGPGTPAAPAANRPPYTLTPTSSYCEICNKELCNKYFMKTHMQRMHGIEIENGAQIGGVVCNICNKELCSKYFLRVHKHNTHGIIEEGSPLPQPRGQNGVKADAAAAVAASQPSQAQQDQDLNVSPTTVEGSGGSSSNSAHEVCPLCSRQFRSFKWLRSHLMNEHGTAGVERLREMDTTQSSTRSKPNSPTLKIPNGSGSNPGAAGAGAGNTAPNLAQALQNLNAQHLFGQMQQQQMPKMPPLPLPGMFGEQAARFKEYQCSLCPFSTPYYAFLFIHERSHALLNNGGEGMELPMETPPPQPSRSSGKSRSKSSKSLVAPPPNKSEETEPPLEPTNLSTSAPKVASRSPSTGAGSPPASSPKATSSTSPKIQRRRSTSKPPTTPNGLGSATGGHRSAATSPFEGCGELANGIGKPASYAQPDGAEEAYQMQAFHLQPADQDSKMQFAPALVYLPVRVRASESATLSFRLTPA
- the LOC6739658 gene encoding uncharacterized protein LOC6739658 isoform X2, whose product is MAASIYATPPPDLSSEDTALSDVSNSSTLNTNRNNHTSGSNSNNPHEAAGATPTATSATTRGATGAGGVESTSPADHLVPAMELELEPKPAGSGTNEADQLEEAEDGRKDVDAEEEVGDANMATMAAAMQLQILEALSDAAKKRRKQHNPSRLEALNLSGEPTGEVGQKKADSSTVDYEEKLSKMFLPKSIEQLKETFEMLQQQKQEEEQPEAGEEMEAETEAMADISESSKHRENPYHTYCKQCGESFETEFKLSLHMLQDHGEERSGDQDPADFLASIKVKLERADIPSPQQEQNMQHDLTNGHGKDLEREQEHWFQAMQAQHHPHGPQMPPAFPFPPEAALGPAGYLPLLGMSGFPGVDGLNRPPLRIFNPEAYCELCNKEFCNKYFLKTHKANKHGIFDPVGESSSNNTSSHHNNNNNNITSSNNNTSGHPNPSMSSMSQMFQLQREAQVPKQDPTPAGGASNPVASVHCDICSKRFTNIFAMRRHRAKQHETQPAAQVSPNSQTPMQSQSHRGSPNEPSHPTIKQEMSQDAEIKPYQLPEGFREDFTMEQEELSFVPPPRKLPSHLQQQAKDSNFNPDKLRRLGVQFPDFFCELCCREYANRYFLRTHKWKRHGLFVPPEDVAPQPGSKDEAQMASAWPFMPLNLMLAKAAAATMDQQEQEREQEAETDSEQPSKRIKLEQGQTPPEGYDEDKLNGSVVGLQNLQKLQSMLQQLNDINGKRPLPCHLCGQEQENQYTLRAHLMTEHAGQMQLPMPIPIPLPDQQAPHPMASLYHAQGNPQTPPAPGARSPPGCDLRCQQCDRDFSTTQEFKQHIAEVHLGRNGGLSGSPLREGFFTPERPVAPSAGGPGTPAAPAANRPPYTLTPTSSYCEICNKELCNKYFMKTHMQRMHGIEIENGAQIGGVVCNICNKELCSKYFLRVHKHNTHGIIEEGSPLPQPRGQNGVKADAAAAVAASQPSQAQQDQDLNVSPTTVEGSGGSSSNSAHEVCPLCSRQFRSFKWLRSHLMNEHGTAGVERLREMDTTQSSTRSKPNSPTLKIPNGSGSNPGAAGAGAGNTAPNLAQALQNLNAQHLFGQMQQQQMPKMPPLPLPGMFGEQAARFKEYQCSLCPFSTPYYAFLFIHERSHALLNNGGEGMELPMETPPPQPSRSSGKSRSKSSKSLVAPPPNKSEETEPPLEPTNLSTSAPKVASRSPSTGAGSPPASSPKATSSTSPKIQRRRSTSKPPTTPNGLGSATGGHRSAATSPFEGCGELANGIGKPASYAQPDGAEEAYQMQAFHLQPADQDSKMQFAPALVYLPVRVRASESATLSFRLTPA